In Campylobacter mucosalis, a single window of DNA contains:
- a CDS encoding EAL domain-containing protein, translating to MFSKFVKDKNGLAYRISSRFLITYPLVFSMIAVLIGYIFSSSTDEIKYDLRVFNSDIQKSINSFFQKAKYELEFQAEFLNLKQNSDKALLGFSSVPIDSFKAIYVVDNTGNILSQKRNFNAGAIPNLDAPWISLIKPKNKFVVSKFVFEDNKVVAIYAGYYMDNSTKIIAELNLEELFKSISDTFKRDDKQDKEYNYVAYIVDYNGRLIYDVSDRQDVDIANERIDDIDEYFVQSGNVKFSYLDAKADLVEFNEYIKSFIVTYTHDQSAILSRLFLVILAITMFVFYSLMTFSNIFFTYKYLRNPIIDISKYAKNKHFKSDPGVITEYKTILSHMEDMYQQMADVKKTLQDYKLKFSYFFEQSPMMMIVYDAYNGKIIDVSDEALKFYGYSRSQMLELNYKDISEVSFSDKIFSSSGDESIGLGVSNDVHRLQNGELKNVCMLSSVIKLSDKRHIFCVIKDMTDELETSKNQNDIVRYYDMFSTMVGIAKKDNPFIIINATENFQHTFGVTQADILKNGLDIRSFINESAKASFINTLELNKRLFESSSIAKDYLKFFIGIDTIDDENVPFKIEVKFTRNESGEFANIVYSIIENAEQKAINDKSIAELKYFKNLAWASDVIPLEFDVKSQILRIGEGFTKMLGFTELPQIDADFDYIKRVLFDEYLDFKDFFARIQTEPDNYEGDVKFLTSEKGVLWLHIKAKVTKKDDEGNLEFISGIIRNVTDKKVALIYQDLASKIFSYSKDSIAILDLDWKFIDVNDKFCQNSGYSLNEIIGLNAVMMRSKLNNEELYKNALESVESIGYWQGKLWNRRKNGEDYLESVNMLTVYDDNASPVCYAIIMSESSEIKTTQDYLEHIAYHDPLTKLPNRFLFNQKLDRAVLNAKGSKFVAIAYLDMDGFKAINDTYGHKAGDKLLTEISNKIDALFDERDMFARVGGDEFIAIIEHEKIGEVYEMVENMLRIACEEVDYNGNLLKISASIGVSVHNIENQISPEVMIEQADWAMYQAKLSGKNRYHIFDSSKDKNLKSQYEDSNKILVALERGEFFMEYQPEINLKTNEIVSYEALIRWNRGTDIVYPNDFLSLIKKQNVLDDLSFFTISSALKAQSQWVKDGLRANICVNLSITQLCDDKFFIRFKELLKQNPNFNPNALSFEIIDANSTSSLETASKFLQRYKRLGVKFILDDFASKSSSFEALELLPIDRLKADKHICAHMFSNKKAFITIKMIKNIANTFNKNATIKNLKDLNMLKILVGLGFTNFQGNFFARAIKPQDVPSYHFKGVDGFDTEYEIDDELFDVLKDTIALKEYASSIVDFVNDQEFADDLNIFADIKNEIYHGLDDIKDTKLKDVVENIRLSLEAKTQIEAMNFAQIASSMCEEILDIKKGV from the coding sequence ATGTTTTCTAAATTTGTAAAGGATAAAAACGGACTAGCTTATAGAATAAGCTCACGTTTTTTAATCACTTATCCTCTCGTTTTTTCAATGATAGCCGTTTTAATAGGCTACATATTTAGTTCTAGCACCGATGAGATAAAGTATGATTTACGCGTATTTAACTCAGACATACAAAAGAGCATAAACTCGTTTTTCCAAAAGGCAAAATATGAGCTTGAATTTCAAGCTGAGTTTTTAAATTTAAAACAAAATAGCGACAAGGCATTGCTTGGTTTTTCATCAGTGCCGATCGATAGCTTTAAGGCTATTTATGTTGTTGATAATACTGGTAATATCTTAAGCCAAAAGCGAAATTTTAACGCAGGTGCCATACCAAATTTAGACGCACCTTGGATAAGTCTAATAAAGCCTAAAAATAAATTCGTAGTTTCAAAATTTGTATTTGAGGATAACAAGGTAGTTGCGATTTACGCTGGTTACTATATGGATAACTCTACAAAAATTATCGCCGAGCTAAATTTAGAAGAGCTGTTTAAAAGCATAAGCGACACCTTTAAAAGAGATGATAAACAGGATAAAGAGTATAACTATGTAGCTTATATTGTTGATTATAATGGACGCTTGATTTATGATGTAAGTGACAGGCAGGATGTAGATATTGCTAATGAACGTATAGATGATATCGATGAGTATTTTGTGCAAAGCGGAAATGTGAAATTTTCCTACCTTGACGCAAAGGCTGATTTAGTTGAGTTTAACGAGTATATAAAATCATTTATCGTGACATACACTCACGACCAAAGTGCGATTTTATCGCGACTATTTTTGGTTATTTTAGCGATTACGATGTTTGTGTTTTACTCGTTGATGACATTTAGTAATATATTTTTCACGTACAAATACCTAAGGAACCCGATAATAGACATAAGTAAATACGCTAAAAACAAGCACTTTAAGTCAGATCCAGGAGTCATTACAGAGTATAAGACTATCCTTAGCCACATGGAAGATATGTATCAGCAAATGGCTGATGTTAAAAAAACTTTGCAGGATTATAAGTTAAAATTCTCATACTTTTTTGAGCAAAGTCCTATGATGATGATCGTTTATGATGCGTATAATGGCAAGATAATAGATGTTAGCGATGAGGCTTTGAAATTTTACGGATACAGCCGTAGCCAAATGCTTGAGCTAAACTACAAAGATATATCTGAAGTAAGCTTTAGCGATAAAATTTTTAGCTCAAGTGGCGATGAGTCGATCGGGCTTGGCGTAAGCAACGATGTTCACAGGCTACAAAATGGTGAGTTAAAAAATGTATGTATGCTCTCATCTGTTATTAAACTAAGCGATAAAAGACACATTTTTTGTGTGATTAAAGATATGACTGATGAGCTAGAAACTAGCAAAAACCAAAACGACATCGTAAGATACTATGATATGTTCTCTACAATGGTTGGTATCGCTAAAAAGGATAACCCTTTTATCATCATAAACGCCACTGAAAATTTCCAGCACACATTTGGCGTTACTCAAGCTGATATTTTAAAAAATGGACTTGATATAAGAAGCTTTATAAACGAAAGCGCAAAAGCCTCGTTTATAAACACTCTAGAGCTAAACAAGCGTCTTTTTGAAAGTTCTAGCATAGCAAAGGACTATTTGAAATTTTTCATTGGCATTGATACGATTGATGATGAAAATGTTCCATTCAAAATAGAGGTAAAATTTACGCGAAATGAGAGTGGAGAGTTTGCAAATATAGTTTATTCAATCATTGAAAACGCAGAGCAAAAAGCCATAAACGACAAAAGCATTGCCGAGCTAAAATACTTTAAAAATTTAGCCTGGGCGTCAGATGTCATACCTTTAGAATTTGATGTAAAATCTCAAATTTTAAGGATTGGTGAGGGCTTTACTAAGATGCTTGGTTTTACCGAGCTACCGCAGATAGATGCTGATTTTGACTACATCAAACGGGTGCTTTTTGATGAGTATTTAGACTTTAAAGACTTTTTTGCAAGGATACAAACTGAGCCAGATAACTACGAAGGCGATGTGAAATTTCTTACTAGTGAAAAGGGTGTTTTGTGGCTACACATAAAGGCTAAAGTCACTAAAAAAGATGATGAGGGTAACCTAGAATTTATAAGCGGTATCATAAGAAATGTAACAGATAAAAAGGTGGCTTTAATCTATCAAGACCTAGCTTCAAAGATATTTTCATACTCAAAAGATAGCATTGCCATACTTGACTTAGACTGGAAATTTATAGATGTAAATGATAAATTCTGTCAAAATAGCGGCTATAGTTTAAATGAGATCATCGGGCTAAATGCAGTGATGATGCGTTCAAAGCTAAATAATGAAGAGCTTTATAAAAACGCATTAGAGAGCGTAGAGAGCATAGGCTACTGGCAAGGCAAGTTGTGGAATAGACGCAAAAATGGCGAGGACTACTTAGAGAGCGTAAATATGCTAACCGTTTATGATGATAACGCAAGTCCGGTTTGCTACGCTATTATAATGAGCGAATCTAGCGAGATTAAGACGACTCAGGATTATTTAGAGCATATAGCTTATCACGATCCGCTGACAAAACTTCCAAATAGATTTTTGTTTAACCAAAAGCTTGACAGAGCGGTGCTGAATGCAAAAGGCAGTAAATTCGTAGCCATCGCATATCTTGATATGGACGGATTTAAGGCGATTAATGACACTTATGGACACAAGGCTGGAGATAAGCTTTTAACTGAAATTTCAAACAAAATAGACGCACTTTTTGACGAGCGAGATATGTTTGCTCGTGTTGGCGGAGATGAGTTTATCGCTATCATAGAGCATGAAAAGATCGGCGAAGTTTATGAGATGGTAGAAAATATGCTTCGCATAGCTTGTGAAGAGGTTGATTATAATGGAAATTTACTCAAAATCAGTGCAAGTATTGGCGTTTCTGTGCATAATATAGAAAATCAAATTTCGCCAGAGGTTATGATAGAACAAGCTGACTGGGCGATGTATCAGGCAAAACTAAGCGGTAAAAATAGATACCATATCTTTGATTCTAGCAAGGATAAAAACCTAAAAAGCCAGTATGAAGATAGTAATAAAATTCTCGTTGCTCTTGAAAGGGGCGAGTTTTTTATGGAGTATCAGCCTGAGATAAATTTAAAAACAAATGAGATAGTAAGTTACGAGGCTTTAATAAGGTGGAATAGAGGCACAGATATTGTGTATCCAAATGACTTTTTATCGCTTATTAAGAAACAAAATGTTTTAGATGATTTATCATTTTTTACTATATCAAGTGCATTAAAGGCTCAAAGTCAGTGGGTAAAAGACGGACTTAGGGCAAATATATGTGTAAATTTAAGCATAACACAGCTTTGTGATGATAAGTTTTTCATACGCTTTAAAGAGCTTTTAAAACAAAATCCAAATTTCAATCCAAACGCTCTAAGCTTTGAAATAATCGACGCGAACTCTACATCAAGCCTTGAAACAGCTAGTAAATTTTTACAGCGATATAAACGGCTTGGAGTTAAATTTATCCTAGATGATTTTGCAAGTAAATCAAGCTCTTTTGAAGCACTTGAGCTGCTACCTATCGATAGGCTTAAGGCGGATAAACATATTTGTGCTCATATGTTTTCAAATAAAAAGGCGTTTATAACGATTAAAATGATAAAAAATATAGCAAATACATTTAATAAAAACGCAACTATTAAAAATTTAAAAGATCTAAATATGTTAAAAATTTTAGTAGGGCTTGGCTTTACAAATTTTCAAGGAAATTTCTTTGCAAGAGCGATAAAACCGCAAGATGTGCCAAGCTACCACTTTAAAGGCGTAGATGGGTTTGACACCGAGTATGAGATAGATGATGAGCTTTTTGATGTGTTAAAAGACACGATCGCTCTTAAAGAGTATGCTAGTAGTATTGTTGATTTTGTTAATGACCAAGAATTTGCCGATGATTTGAATATTTTTGCTGATATAAAAAATGAAATTTATCACGGTCTAGATGATATAAAAGATACAAAATTAAAAGATGTGGTTGAAAACATCAGGCTATCTTTAGAGGCTAAAACTCAGATAGAGGCTATGAATTTTGCACAAATAGCAAGTAGTATGTGCGAAGAGATTTTAGATATTAAAAAGGGTGTTTAA
- a CDS encoding ATP phosphoribosyltransferase regulatory subunit, which produces MKDESLKVYEHEIPVGSRLYFAKSASTKRQIEQRASQILDKEGFLEIVTPFFSYHQHLSVPPTQLLRFSDSANHEISLRADSTLDVVRIVRARIKDELHKKWYYIQPVFRYPSSEIYQIGAESIGESDLKSSICIVATLLNEFKTKATLQISNIEIPKTIAKILNLDIEVFEKVQVEKILSFNVDWLNKLALLTNLAELKQIISQVPSELKQSLQRLEQLAQSANYDDIRVVPLYYSKMRYYDKLFFRFLADNAIIASGGNYEIDGEQSSGFAIYTDSLIEKL; this is translated from the coding sequence ATGAAAGATGAGAGTTTAAAGGTATATGAGCACGAAATTCCCGTCGGCTCAAGACTGTATTTTGCCAAAAGTGCAAGCACAAAACGCCAAATAGAGCAACGTGCTAGCCAGATACTTGATAAAGAGGGATTTTTAGAGATTGTAACTCCATTTTTCTCATATCATCAACACCTAAGCGTCCCTCCTACGCAACTTCTGAGGTTTAGCGATAGTGCAAACCACGAGATCAGTCTTCGTGCGGATAGCACACTTGATGTCGTGCGTATAGTTCGTGCTAGAATTAAAGATGAGTTGCATAAAAAGTGGTATTACATTCAGCCTGTTTTTCGCTATCCAAGCAGTGAAATTTACCAAATAGGTGCCGAGAGTATAGGCGAGAGTGATTTAAAAAGTAGCATTTGTATCGTAGCAACTCTTTTAAATGAGTTTAAAACCAAAGCTACGTTGCAGATAAGTAATATTGAAATTCCAAAAACGATAGCTAAAATTTTAAACTTAGATATTGAAGTTTTTGAAAAAGTCCAAGTGGAGAAAATTTTATCATTTAATGTAGATTGGTTAAATAAACTAGCACTTTTAACAAATTTAGCCGAGCTAAAACAGATAATATCACAAGTTCCAAGTGAGCTAAAGCAATCACTGCAAAGGTTAGAACAACTAGCACAGAGTGCAAACTATGATGATATAAGAGTTGTTCCGCTTTATTACTCAAAAATGAGATATTATGATAAACTATTTTTTAGATTTTTAGCCGATAATGCTATAATTGCAAGTGGCGGAAACTATGAGATAGACGGCGAACAAAGTAGCGGTTTTGCGATTTATACAGATTCTTTGATAGAAAAATTATAG
- a CDS encoding adenylosuccinate synthase — protein MRKADLVVGVQWGDEGKGKIVDMLSLNYDFVCRSQGGHNAGHTIWVDGIKYALHLVPSGILHKNIINIIGNGVVVNPEVLISEMAQFDELEGRLFVSDRAHLNLTHHSLIDQAKERLKGDKAIGTTGKGIGPSYADKISRTGHRVGELLEPEHLCEALMNDFATNKPVFDALGISLPDADELLAELKSYKEALAPFIANTTQILWKAIDDGKRVLLEGAQGTLLDIDHGTYPYVTSSNTISAGACTGLGLNPKEIGEVIGVIKAYSTRVGFGPFPTEDKTKAGDDMCEIGKEYGTTTGRRRRCGWFDAVSVKYASRLDAVDKYALMKLDVLDGFESVKICKAYQYKGQTIDYVPIDLQNATPIYEELPGWDKVAGIKRYEDLPENAKRYISRIEELTGVKVGLISTSPERSDTIIR, from the coding sequence ATGAGAAAAGCGGATTTGGTAGTTGGCGTTCAGTGGGGAGATGAGGGCAAAGGCAAGATAGTTGATATGCTCTCTTTAAATTATGACTTTGTGTGTCGCTCTCAGGGTGGTCATAACGCTGGTCATACGATATGGGTTGATGGTATAAAATATGCCTTACACTTAGTTCCTAGTGGAATTTTACATAAAAATATTATAAACATAATAGGCAATGGTGTTGTTGTAAATCCAGAGGTTTTAATATCTGAAATGGCTCAATTTGACGAGCTTGAAGGTAGATTATTTGTTAGCGATAGGGCACATTTAAATTTAACACACCACAGCCTAATAGATCAAGCAAAAGAGCGTCTAAAAGGCGATAAGGCTATCGGAACAACAGGCAAAGGCATAGGACCAAGTTATGCTGATAAGATAAGCAGGACAGGTCATAGGGTTGGCGAGTTATTAGAGCCTGAACATCTTTGTGAAGCACTTATGAATGATTTTGCTACAAATAAACCAGTTTTTGATGCTCTTGGAATTTCACTGCCTGACGCAGATGAGCTTTTAGCGGAGTTAAAAAGCTACAAAGAGGCTCTTGCACCATTTATAGCAAATACAACCCAAATTTTATGGAAAGCCATAGATGATGGTAAGAGAGTGCTACTAGAAGGAGCACAAGGCACTTTGCTTGATATTGACCACGGCACATATCCATATGTAACTAGCTCAAATACTATAAGTGCTGGTGCTTGCACAGGACTAGGGCTTAATCCAAAAGAGATAGGCGAGGTTATAGGCGTTATTAAGGCATACTCAACGCGTGTTGGCTTTGGCCCATTCCCAACTGAAGATAAGACAAAAGCTGGTGATGATATGTGTGAAATAGGCAAAGAATACGGCACAACAACTGGTAGACGCAGACGTTGTGGCTGGTTTGATGCAGTGAGCGTAAAATACGCTTCACGCCTTGACGCAGTCGATAAATACGCACTTATGAAGCTTGACGTGCTTGATGGTTTTGAGAGTGTTAAAATTTGTAAAGCATACCAATACAAAGGCCAAACTATAGACTACGTCCCAATAGATTTGCAAAATGCCACGCCGATATACGAGGAGCTTCCAGGCTGGGATAAAGTCGCTGGTATCAAACGCTATGAGGATCTTCCAGAAAACGCAAAGCGATACATAAGCCGTATTGAAGAGCTAACTGGCGTAAAAGTAGGTCTTATATCGACAAGCCCTGAAAGAAGCGATACTATCATAAGATAA
- a CDS encoding flagellar export protein FliJ, producing MPSKFTPIVRVKKQALDKIEIKLIRAKNDLSKYNFELSIAKDEINRHQMPKSGDVSELRQSLEILKIMNASLKELKEKIELAQREVAHFTYQYKNANLEYEKVKYLEEEEIKLDLKKKKRAEELMLDEFATIKFAQGLNRDI from the coding sequence ATGCCTAGTAAATTTACACCGATCGTTAGAGTAAAAAAACAAGCCCTAGATAAGATAGAGATAAAGCTTATCAGGGCTAAAAACGATCTATCTAAATACAACTTTGAGTTAAGTATCGCAAAAGATGAGATAAACAGACATCAAATGCCAAAGAGTGGCGATGTGAGCGAGTTAAGACAGAGTTTGGAAATTTTAAAAATTATGAACGCCTCATTAAAAGAGCTAAAAGAGAAGATTGAACTAGCTCAAAGGGAGGTAGCTCACTTTACCTATCAGTATAAAAATGCAAATTTGGAGTATGAAAAGGTGAAGTATCTTGAAGAAGAAGAGATTAAATTAGACCTTAAAAAGAAAAAACGAGCAGAGGAATTAATGCTAGATGAGTTTGCGACTATAAAATTTGCACAGGGGTTAAATCGTGATATTTAG
- a CDS encoding MotE family protein: protein MIFRAVFALCFFCLPIFSYEIPVDCTQIFEARKAEIEKELEIIDEQRQALEAFRASIRASYDENLAKLAKKEADINATMRQVEKKNKEIEQKIAQNQKILDELKTNSNDKLTQSYAKMKDQAAADVLAQLSRASAAEILSMLEPKKISSIMAKMDPAVASEITAMLQKGPPFIDEPKEQKIDAPAGNVLNLE from the coding sequence GTGATATTTAGGGCTGTTTTTGCACTTTGCTTTTTTTGTCTACCTATTTTTTCGTATGAAATTCCAGTCGATTGCACCCAAATTTTTGAAGCTAGAAAGGCTGAGATAGAAAAAGAGCTAGAGATAATAGACGAGCAACGCCAAGCACTAGAGGCATTTCGTGCAAGTATCAGGGCTAGTTATGATGAAAATTTGGCAAAACTAGCCAAAAAAGAGGCAGATATAAATGCCACAATGCGTCAGGTCGAGAAAAAAAACAAAGAGATAGAGCAAAAAATAGCTCAAAATCAGAAAATTTTAGATGAGTTAAAAACAAACTCAAACGACAAACTAACTCAGTCTTATGCAAAGATGAAAGATCAGGCTGCTGCTGATGTTTTAGCACAACTTAGCAGGGCTAGTGCGGCTGAAATTTTATCTATGTTAGAGCCTAAAAAAATATCATCTATAATGGCAAAAATGGACCCAGCAGTCGCTTCTGAAATCACAGCAATGCTTCAAAAAGGACCTCCATTTATAGATGAGCCAAAAGAGCAAAAGATAGACGCTCCTGCTGGAAACGTGTTAAATTTAGAGTAG
- a CDS encoding DUF507 family protein → MRIKLPHTPYIAHKIAIDLLNSGFVKLLKGVEPIAKFADEILSADVKKEKALEERVNELMQDKEDEMELMQVDRKNMFWLIKKKLSAEFGVILTYEDRFSTIAHKILDKLLDENLVEYNVSENRVKNVIYGSIDNYLKTYEKIEDEVLDKIENYKRKLIPGTEEYNLVFEKLYQDELKKRGML, encoded by the coding sequence ATGCGTATAAAACTCCCACACACACCATATATAGCACACAAAATAGCTATTGATCTGCTAAATTCTGGTTTTGTTAAACTTTTAAAAGGCGTTGAACCAATAGCAAAATTTGCAGACGAAATTTTATCAGCTGATGTCAAAAAAGAAAAGGCACTCGAAGAACGCGTAAATGAGCTTATGCAGGATAAAGAAGATGAGATGGAACTTATGCAAGTTGATCGCAAAAATATGTTCTGGCTTATTAAAAAGAAGCTTTCAGCTGAGTTTGGCGTCATTTTAACTTATGAAGATAGATTTAGCACCATTGCTCATAAAATTTTAGATAAACTACTAGATGAAAATTTAGTAGAATATAACGTGTCAGAAAACCGCGTTAAAAACGTGATTTATGGCTCTATTGATAACTATTTAAAAACCTATGAAAAAATTGAAGATGAGGTGCTTGATAAGATTGAAAACTACAAGCGAAAGCTAATTCCGGGTACTGAAGAATACAATTTGGTTTTTGAAAAACTATATCAAGACGAGCTTAAAAAAAGAGGAATGCTCTAA
- the carA gene encoding glutamine-hydrolyzing carbamoyl-phosphate synthase small subunit: MDAYIYIQNGTFLKAKAFGASGECAGELVFNTSMTGYQEIASDPSYAGQFVVFTMPEIGIVGTNDDDNESAKIYASGIIMRNYNEFVSNYRAKKSLDEYFKEQGKFGIYGVDTRFLTKMLRDEGALMAFISTTDSDPESLKQKLKNAGRIEETNYVNIVSTNASYTHENAAWSVSEKRYKSLKSSGKKVAVIDYGVKRNILNELCEVGLEVSIYPHDVKAEILIEQFKNGQINGVFLSNGPGEPKNLVSEIDEIKKLINAKVPIFGICLGHQLLSNAFGYPTYKLKFGQHGANHPVLNLQTKSVEITTQNHNYNVPESIAEVAVITHRNLFDNTIEGVKYKDYPVFSVQHHPEASGGPNESKYIFRQFADML, encoded by the coding sequence ATGGACGCCTACATCTACATACAAAACGGCACATTTTTAAAGGCAAAGGCATTTGGGGCTAGTGGCGAGTGTGCTGGTGAACTTGTGTTTAACACATCAATGACTGGCTATCAAGAAATTGCAAGCGATCCAAGTTATGCCGGGCAGTTTGTAGTTTTTACGATGCCTGAGATTGGTATTGTCGGCACAAACGATGATGATAATGAGAGTGCTAAAATTTACGCAAGTGGCATTATAATGCGAAATTACAACGAATTTGTATCAAATTATAGAGCCAAAAAATCACTTGATGAGTATTTTAAAGAGCAGGGCAAATTTGGTATTTACGGCGTTGATACGAGATTTTTAACTAAAATGCTACGCGATGAGGGTGCTTTAATGGCGTTTATCTCAACAACTGATAGCGACCCAGAAAGCCTAAAACAAAAGCTAAAAAATGCTGGCAGGATAGAGGAGACAAACTACGTAAATATCGTAAGCACAAATGCGTCTTATACGCACGAAAATGCTGCTTGGAGCGTGAGTGAAAAACGCTACAAAAGCCTAAAATCTAGCGGTAAAAAAGTCGCTGTGATTGATTATGGTGTAAAGCGAAATATCCTAAATGAGCTTTGCGAGGTTGGACTTGAAGTAAGCATCTATCCGCACGATGTCAAGGCAGAAATTTTAATAGAGCAGTTTAAAAACGGACAAATTAACGGCGTATTTTTATCAAATGGTCCCGGAGAGCCAAAAAATTTGGTAAGCGAAATTGATGAGATTAAAAAGTTAATTAACGCAAAAGTGCCTATTTTTGGCATTTGTTTAGGTCATCAACTGCTTTCAAACGCCTTTGGTTATCCGACATACAAGCTAAAATTTGGACAGCACGGTGCAAATCATCCAGTGTTAAATTTGCAGACAAAATCAGTTGAGATAACAACACAAAATCACAACTATAACGTCCCTGAAAGCATAGCAGAAGTTGCGGTTATAACGCATAGAAATTTGTTTGATAATACAATTGAAGGCGTAAAATACAAGGACTATCCAGTATTTTCAGTTCAGCACCACCCAGAAGCAAGTGGCGGACCAAACGAGAGTAAGTATATTTTTAGGCAGTTTGCAGATATGCTTTAA
- a CDS encoding sulfite exporter TauE/SafE family protein, whose translation MENLSLLAIFGVAFLGSFSHCAFMCGGFISLFGTLNSSKNVFLLNLTYQISRITAYILLGSIFGGFGAVLVFSKEARATLFFVVGLILVFIGLALFFRSKILKFIENESISRAITAKIFSIKGKNKPINFAIFGFLNGLLPCGFVYYFLAQSILAGSFLNGALVMAVFGVATLPVMLFLGFFLKILGDKFRDFAFKIAILIVILNGIYLAFLGFMASG comes from the coding sequence ATGGAAAATTTAAGCCTATTAGCCATTTTTGGAGTTGCGTTTTTAGGTAGTTTTAGCCATTGTGCTTTTATGTGCGGTGGCTTTATAAGCCTTTTTGGCACCCTAAATAGTAGCAAAAACGTATTTTTATTAAATTTAACATATCAAATTTCAAGAATCACAGCCTATATTTTGCTTGGCAGTATATTTGGTGGTTTTGGTGCGGTTTTAGTCTTTTCAAAAGAGGCTAGAGCGACCCTGTTTTTTGTGGTCGGGCTTATTTTGGTTTTTATAGGTTTGGCACTTTTTTTTCGCAGTAAAATTTTAAAATTTATAGAAAATGAGAGCATTTCAAGAGCGATAACAGCAAAAATTTTTAGCATAAAAGGCAAAAATAAGCCCATAAATTTTGCCATTTTTGGCTTTTTAAATGGTCTTTTGCCTTGCGGGTTTGTATATTATTTTTTGGCACAATCCATACTTGCAGGGAGTTTTTTAAATGGTGCTTTAGTAATGGCAGTTTTTGGCGTGGCAACGCTTCCAGTTATGCTATTTTTGGGATTTTTTTTAAAAATTTTAGGAGATAAATTTAGAGACTTTGCGTTTAAAATCGCTATTTTAATCGTGATTTTAAATGGCATATATCTTGCGTTTTTAGGATTTATGGCAAGTGGATAA
- a CDS encoding PAS domain-containing sensor histidine kinase, translating to MDNISTRFKQYQHAIEESNIVSKTDIKGIITFVNDEFCKIFGYTKDELIGKNHNIVRHPDVPSKNFKLLWGTILDKKVYKGIAKNMTKDGKTVYLNTTISPILNSKGEIEEFVAIRHDVTQIIELNERLMQKEAELVNLNENLEFLVREKTAELRKLNENLKDIVASEIAKNEEKTKMLLVQSRLASMGEMIANIAHQWRQPLNELSLTLFKIKKDASLNQNIDIPYEKSKKIIQSMSNTIEDFRGFFSDSKDPELFCVADAITNSLVMVKGTLKKEKINLVVENELKDEIFGFQSQLMQVIINLLNNAKDALIERQIDDRQVILQTKKDSKNFIIIVKDNAGGIDGKIIDKIFEPYFTTKHSLQGTGIGLYMSKLIIDKFKGSIKVTNVEKGAQFTIELPLGGSR from the coding sequence GTGGATAATATAAGCACGAGATTTAAACAGTATCAACACGCGATAGAAGAGAGCAATATCGTTTCAAAAACCGATATAAAGGGCATTATTACCTTTGTAAATGACGAGTTTTGCAAAATTTTTGGCTATACAAAAGACGAACTAATTGGCAAAAATCACAACATAGTCCGCCACCCAGACGTGCCGTCTAAAAATTTCAAGTTGCTTTGGGGGACGATTTTGGATAAAAAGGTCTATAAAGGCATTGCTAAAAATATGACAAAAGACGGCAAAACCGTTTATCTAAATACTACGATATCGCCTATTTTAAACTCAAAGGGCGAGATTGAGGAGTTTGTAGCGATACGCCACGATGTGACGCAAATTATTGAGCTAAACGAACGCCTTATGCAAAAAGAGGCTGAGCTTGTAAATTTAAATGAAAATTTGGAATTTTTAGTTCGCGAAAAGACCGCAGAGTTGCGTAAATTAAATGAAAATTTAAAAGATATTGTTGCTTCTGAAATAGCAAAAAATGAAGAAAAGACAAAAATGCTTTTGGTGCAAAGTCGCCTAGCTTCAATGGGCGAAATGATAGCAAATATCGCTCATCAGTGGCGTCAGCCCTTAAACGAGCTAAGCCTTACTCTTTTTAAGATAAAAAAAGACGCGAGTTTAAATCAAAACATAGATATACCCTATGAAAAGAGTAAAAAAATTATACAGAGTATGTCAAATACGATTGAGGATTTTAGGGGATTTTTTAGCGATAGTAAGGATCCAGAGCTGTTTTGTGTGGCAGACGCGATTACAAATTCTTTGGTTATGGTAAAAGGGACGCTAAAAAAAGAGAAGATAAATTTAGTCGTAGAAAATGAGCTAAAAGATGAAATTTTTGGCTTTCAAAGTCAGCTTATGCAAGTGATTATTAATTTACTAAACAACGCAAAAGACGCATTAATAGAGCGTCAGATAGATGATAGACAGGTTATTTTACAAACCAAAAAAGATAGTAAAAATTTCATCATAATCGTAAAAGATAACGCTGGTGGAATAGATGGCAAAATAATAGATAAAATTTTCGAGCCATATTTTACTACCAAGCATTCACTGCAAGGAACGGGCATAGGGCTT